GGTCTTCGGCTGCATTCAATGCGGCTACATCATTCACGCTAGCAATCCTCTATTCCTTGCGGCTACAACTCTATGACTGCAAAGATAAGTTCAGTTATTTATTCGGCCTTACCTCTGCGCGATAACATCACCCTACCTGCAAGCGGAATAGCTGTGTAGCGGCATTTTTTCCAGTTCAAAGTGGAAATGTAATAGAGCGAAGGGATCACTTTCGCAAATAGCGATGTTAGATAGCTAACTTAGTCATTAACAACAAAATAACTTTTATATAAATGCACGGCGAAAGCGGGTAGCGGAAAAAAGTTCGTGATCCGGATCTCTTTCTTTTCTAGCCGGAAGAGCCTAATATCAGACTAATATTAAGCTATTTTCTAACACCCCCTCTCCTATGGCGTGGGGGTGTTGTTTTTATACCCTAAATAATTCGAGTTGCAGGAAGGCGGCAAGGGAGATAATTCCGATGAGCTTACTGTGTTGTAAGTGATTCGGGTTATTGAGCGCAGCTAACACACATGCAGCTTGCAGCATGACGGGTATATGTTTTGTTGAAATTGAATTGGAGAGTAGTATGACCAAGCCAACCATCACGATTAACGAGCTGGATGCTGAACGTTTGGATGCGTTACTGGCGCAACCGGCCTTTGCCGGTTCAGTGGTCGCAACAGCGCTCAATGAAGAACTGGATCGTGCAGAAATTCTGCCGCCGAATGCTATCCCGGCTGATGTAGTGACCATGAACAGTCGCGTGCGTTTTCGTGACCTGAATAGCCAGGAAGAACATATTCGCACCCTGGTTTACCCAGCCTCGCTGAAAGACAGCAACGAGCAACTCTCCGTCATGGCGCCTTTAGGTGCAGCATTGTTGGGATTGCATGTTAATGACGAAATAAGTTGGAAATTACCGGGTGGGGATGAAGCCCGCATTACGGTGCTGGAATTGCTGTACCAGCCAGAAGCTGCCGGTAAATATCACCGCTAATTGATGTTATGAGGGTAACGACCTAAAACCATTACCCTCTTTCCCCGATCAGCGGTACTTTTTGTGATAAGTATCGCGCGTCGGTTTAAAGTCTTGTGCCGCCTTTTTAGCTTCATCTAGCTTGCCTTGATCGGCCAATGCCAGTGCGCCATCAATCTGCCCAATCAATAAATCCAAACCGTGGCGAAAATCTTTCACCTCAGGGCTATCCTCGGCTTTATTTTTCAATTTGGTAGGGATCCCTTTCTGCGCATCAAGTGCTGCCACCCGCATTGCCTGTAAGCCTTTCTTGATGACATCAGTAGAATCAGCTTTCAGCACTTTGCCGTAATTCTCGGCAATAGTGTCCATATTATCAGCCACACTCGCTGCCATAGCCAGGCTACTGGCACACAACAATGCCACAGCCATCAAGGTCATTATTTTCTTATTCATGCTCACATTCCTTATAATTATTGTTAAATCACGGCACATTACTATTACATTGCTCATACATAACATAGGCAATGCAGGAGCAATCTGACAATGATTTTTTGTAATCAGTTAGGAAATGGGATGGGGGTGGGATTCAGACCAAAAAAAGCTGGCAACAGAGGCCAGCTTTAGATTTACAGCAACAATCTATTATTCACCCGCAATCTTCATGGCAGGTAATAAAATAGAGCCACATTGAATGTTACTGCGCGTTTCGATGTCACTGCCGATGCTGACGATGTTACGTAGCATGTCTTTCAGGTTGCCAGCGATAGTTATCTCGCTGACCGGATACTGAATTTCACCGTTTTCGACCCAGAAACCGGCCGCACCACGCGAGTAATCACCGGTCACGGTGCTAACCCCCTGGCCCATCAATTCAGTTACCACCAAACCTTTATCCAATTGCTTGAGCATTCCCGCGAAGTCCTGCCCCTGACCGGCAACACGCCAGTTATGGATGCCACCCGCGTGTCCGGTGCTATGCAGCCCCAATTTACGGGCAGAATAACTGGTCAGCAGATAGGTTTGCAGCACCCCATCTTTGACGATTTCACGTTGCAGCGTACGCACACCTTCACTGTCAAATGGCGTCGAAGCCAAACCACGCAGTAAATGTGGATGCTCTTCAATCGTCAGCCACTCAGGTAAAATCTGCTTGCCGAGGTGGTCGAGTAAGAAAGTGGATTTACGATAAATATTGCCGCCGCTGATGGCCGATACCAAATGCCCAAACAGGCCAGTTGCCACTTCTGCGGCAAACAGCACCGGCGACTGCATGGTAGGCAACTTACGCGGCGATAAGCGGGATAAAGTACGGCGAGCACACTCTTCACCCACCCATTCCGGGCTGGCTAAATCTTCCATTCGGCGGCCAATGGTATAGGCGTAATCTCGTTCCATATCCCCATTATGCTCGGCAATCACACTGCTGGAGAGTGAATGACGGCTAGAGCAATAGCTCTGCAACATACCGTGGCTATTGCCGAATACTTTAATTCCGTAATGGCTGTTAAAACTACCACCTTCCGTATTGGTAATCCGCTTGTCAGCCTGCAATGCCGCTTGTTCTGCCCGAGCAGCCAGCAAGATACCTTGCTCTGCATCTAAATCACTCGGGTGGAACAAATCCAAATCCGGCGCGTCAAAAGCCAGCAGCGATTTTTCAGCCGGGCCAGCGTAAGGGTCTGGGGAGGTATAACGAGCGATATCCAATGCGGCCTGTACTGTACGGGCAACCGCATCTGGGTTTAAATCGGTGGTGGAGGCACTGCCTTTACGCTGCTGGTGATAAACGGTAATTCCCAGCGCACCGTCGCTGTTGAACTCCACGTTTTCCACTTCGCCAAAGCGGGTGCTGACACTGATTCCGGTGGTTTTACTGACGGCAACTTCGGCCGCATCAGAACCCGCGCGGGCCAATTCCAAAGCCTGTGCAACAGCTTGTTCCAGCGTTTTACGCTGTTCTGCAACTTGAGTGAC
The sequence above is drawn from the Yersinia enterocolitica subsp. enterocolitica genome and encodes:
- the rnk gene encoding nucleoside diphosphate kinase regulator, producing the protein MTKPTITINELDAERLDALLAQPAFAGSVVATALNEELDRAEILPPNAIPADVVTMNSRVRFRDLNSQEEHIRTLVYPASLKDSNEQLSVMAPLGAALLGLHVNDEISWKLPGGDEARITVLELLYQPEAAGKYHR
- the cybC gene encoding cytochrome b562 → MNKKIMTLMAVALLCASSLAMAASVADNMDTIAENYGKVLKADSTDVIKKGLQAMRVAALDAQKGIPTKLKNKAEDSPEVKDFRHGLDLLIGQIDGALALADQGKLDEAKKAAQDFKPTRDTYHKKYR
- the pmbA gene encoding metalloprotease PmbA, with the protein product MKVVTQVAEQRKTLEQAVAQALELARAGSDAAEVAVSKTTGISVSTRFGEVENVEFNSDGALGITVYHQQRKGSASTTDLNPDAVARTVQAALDIARYTSPDPYAGPAEKSLLAFDAPDLDLFHPSDLDAEQGILLAARAEQAALQADKRITNTEGGSFNSHYGIKVFGNSHGMLQSYCSSRHSLSSSVIAEHNGDMERDYAYTIGRRMEDLASPEWVGEECARRTLSRLSPRKLPTMQSPVLFAAEVATGLFGHLVSAISGGNIYRKSTFLLDHLGKQILPEWLTIEEHPHLLRGLASTPFDSEGVRTLQREIVKDGVLQTYLLTSYSARKLGLHSTGHAGGIHNWRVAGQGQDFAGMLKQLDKGLVVTELMGQGVSTVTGDYSRGAAGFWVENGEIQYPVSEITIAGNLKDMLRNIVSIGSDIETRSNIQCGSILLPAMKIAGE